A genomic segment from Gracilinanus agilis isolate LMUSP501 chromosome 1, AgileGrace, whole genome shotgun sequence encodes:
- the IFNK gene encoding interferon kappa, protein MLNIQQYLMPSYLLFLLVTSISSLDCNSLYFYLRNVSWDGMKLLSKMSKEFPFQCLNTTMDFEFSQELLPPDQSLMDVKIAIYEMSQQIFNIFSQNYLPLTWKEENIQKIQIRLDQQTEYLQRCLEEDEKEKEALEKEDEDEISYSGLAVLQLNNLELKKYFKKIGSFLKEKKYSHCAWEIVRLEMRRCFYTLQKLISQLK, encoded by the coding sequence ATGCTCAACATCCAACAATATTTAATGCCCTCATACCTCTTATTTTTGTTGGTCACCAGCATCTCTTCTCTGGACTGCAATTCACTTTATTTCTACCTAAGAAATGTCAGCTGGGATGGCATGAAACTTTTGAGCAAGATGAGCAAAGAGTTTCCTTTTCAATGTCTAAATACAACGATGGACTTTGAGTTTTCCCAGGAGCTTCTACCACCTGACCAATCTTTAATGGATGTTAAGATAGCCATCTATGAAATGTCCCAACAAATTTTCAACATCTTCAGTCAGAATTACCTCCCACTCAcatggaaagaggaaaatattcaaaaaattcaaattagACTTGATCAACAAACTGAGTATCTACAAAGATGTTTggaggaagatgagaaagaaaaggaggccCTGGAGAAAGAGGATGAAGATGAAATTAGTTACTCAGGTCTTGCTGTTCTCCAGCTGAACAACTTGGAACTgaagaaatatttcaagaaaatagGCAGTTTCCTAAAGGAGAAGAAATACAGCCACTGTGCATGGGAGATAGTCCGACTGGAAATGAGGAGATGTTTCTACACACTTCAGAAACTCATATCACAACTCAAATAA